The Rattus rattus isolate New Zealand chromosome 8, Rrattus_CSIRO_v1, whole genome shotgun sequence genome contains the following window.
CTAGCTggtgtggtttgccctggaggcAGAGTCACACCCATACTCTTGGGTGTGTCTTACTTTCTTCTTAGCAATCTTATCCTAATCTTCACAATTGAGTCTATATTAAAATACCTTTAATAAAACTTTCGATTCTGCtttactataaataaaaaataaaattaaaagaggtCTGGGGATGTGTCTCAGTATAAGAGTGCCTGCCTAGAATCCACAGTGAGGAGCTGAGGTGTGGAGGTCAGTCAGTAGCAGAATGATTGCCTCATATGTAGGAGGCACTGGGTTCCTTCCCtagctgcttaaaaaaaaaatctccagaggaagcagaagcagagaagggTCCATAACACAAGTAAACGCCTCCCTCATCAGTGCTTCTGGAGCTCCATGAGAGTCACAAAACCTTGTTTGATGCAGAAGAGAAAGGTTGGTAGGCCCTGCAGGCTGCCATCTGTACTCGAACCTCACTTGAGACTTGAAGGAGACCAATCCTTTCTTGCTGCCTAGAACACAGAAATGGCTCTTGGGTGCCTCTGAATGTGCCCAGCAATATGTATGCCACATGTTACAGAGCTCTGCTGGAGATCCCCTATCTGCAGGCTGAAACAGTTCCTCCCCGGTCGGAGGGCGTGCGGTTCCTCCTGCTACTCTGAGCCCAGCTTGATCAGCAACTTCCAGGTTCTTATTATCTCAACTCTCAGTGGTACTGGTCTCTCAGAGCTAACTGCTTTTCTGCTAACTCGTTCTCTTGAGGCTTGTCTCTTTGGAATGACCATACAGACCCAGGTAGGTAGCGCTCTTCACTGCCTCGGTTTGGCCTGCCTCTTATGAGTGGTGAGAGAGACATCTTTATATGTCTCGGCCATTTGGAAAGGTTGCTAGCTACCTGACCCCGCCCAACTCCAGCAACACCAGGCAGCCCTTACCCTAATCTGGAGTCAAAGTGGACCTTAAACCTTTTCATGGGTCTTTGCCTTAATTGTAGTAGCTGAGAAAAGTCCATTTTAAATGAGAACTTTGATGAAACTTTAAGAAGAGTTGGCTCCATCTAAAGCTAGGATGATAGAATTCAATTAGTTGTATGTTGCCCTGAGTGCCACTAGATGGCAGCCCACTGAGTCCCCACTCAGCTTGGACTTTGATCAGAGCTTTTGGACCTGGGAAAGGCTTGGTTTTAATTGGAGAATCCAGGACAATGTTGTCACCCCTGGGTTCCAGTGTGCCAAGTATCCGTTACTTCCCTCTGGTATCTTAACTGGTTTTTAGTATCACATGTATTTTTCCCTAGCACAGAACCAGTCTTTGAAACCTGGTGGGTAGAACTGTGTATCTGTTCTTTACCTGTCAGGAGAACACCATTCTAGGCTGAGATGGTGATAAAGCAGAGAGGTGCCACCCAGGTTCTGCAGTCTCAGAAACGAGAGCTTGCACACAAAGGAGTCAGCCAAGGTCAGCCATTCTCTGCAGCAGCCTGTCCTGTCCCCAGGCTGAATAGATTTTCAGGCTGTAGTGGCTGCAAAGGGAGCAACGATGGGTTCCAAGTCTGGAGTCCCACTCTAGGTAGATGTCATCTTGATCTCACTCTACTCCAGTTAGACCAGAGATATGCAGGAACAGGGTGGAGGGAATGAGTCAGGAGGGTGGAGAGCTGGGAGGACCCATGTTCTTCCAACTGGTGAGCTGTTTTTCTTGCTCTGGGAGAGGGACTGGAGCATGCTTTATGGAGAATCTGAGTTAGTTTGGTAAGAGCGTTTGGTTTTATGATCTACTATGACGGTACACACTAAGCAGAGGCCTGGATTGCAGCCCTTGTATCTTCtgattcatattcattcattcatctatctctctccctctctctctctctctctctctctctctctctctctctccctctctctctctcctccctctctctctctctcctctctctctctctcccccaccccaccccccaacagaGAAGGCTTTACTAGGACTGCTTTCTTTGACCATATCTGTGCTCTGGTGATGTATCCCGTGATCAGAACACCCATTCATTATCAGAGACAAAATATAAGCCCAAGGCAAGGCGTACATGAGATTGTGCCATGGGCGTGGACTGTGAACTACAGTGCACAGCAAGGGGGCTACTGTCAGGCCTGAGTGCCTGAGTTAGACCCTTAGCTCCGTGCTGCTCAGGCCTGAGTGCCTGAGTTAGACCCTTAGCTGCTTAGACACTGTTCATCTACAGCAAGTTCATAACTCCTCATCTGAATTGTGTCAGAGGGtaagggtgtggctcagtggtaaagaacttTCCTGGCATTTGTGAACCCCAGTTTTATTTCCCAGTGCCAATACAATAAAGATAGATAAGACAGCTGGCACTGCCTAGAGCTGCTATGTGAACAAAATGGCCCGGTACATCTGAAGTGCATGTAGCACATAGTAAACATTTGTTAGTTTGTATTTGCTACCCTGTAAAATAAGAATGCTTCCTTTGGGCCTTATAGGTCACAGGGCACCTGTAAGATGCTAGTTTCTCTTATGTGGTACTTTATTTTTCCAGACAGTATTTCTTGTTAAAGACACTGTCTTGCTGGgaagtggtgacacacacctttaatcctagcacttgggaggcagtagcaggcagatctctgagttccagaccagctcgGTCtacagttccaggatagccagggctacacagagaaacctgtcacagtaaaatcaaaagaaaaagaaggagaaggaaagaagagaggggggagggagggaagaaaggaaaggaaaggaaagtcgGTCGGTCTTATGGTCTTACTGTCTATCCCTGGCTTgtctggaacccactatgtagagtAGGCTAGccacagacccacctgcctctgccttctttctaaaatgctggaattaaaggtgtatgccaccacaccctgctacCAAAGGAATTAAAATGCCTCTAATCAGACCTGGGAAATGCCAGTGACTCCCCTATTGAATGTGTCGCTCACTGTTGTGTGGAGCCTTTGTTTAGGTGTGTGCTATTACCTGGCCAGTACCTGGGAGGGCATTCGGTTTTCATCCCCTAGAGATGGTCTCTGTGGCCCTTTCCTCTGCTCACTCAGTTGCAAAAGGTCCCTGTGTTAGTCCCGGTGATAGGGCAGAGCCTTCATTTCTCTATCTTGCCAGAATATAGGCCCTCTGGCCGTTCcctccctttatttttattttttattttatgtgtatgggtgtcccctggaggccagaagaggttgtcagattCCCCTGAGACTGCAGTCACAAGTGGTTGTAAacagccacgtgggtgctgggaattaaacctgggtcctctggaagagcagacagtgctcttagccactgagtcatctccccagcacctCTCTGTTCCCCATGCTAAACACTTACCTACTCTCTCCTTGGCCTCCTCTGTAGTCACCCTACAACTAGGGACCATGCAGAAGAATGGTGTGTTCAAAAATAAAAGGCTATTTTTAAATGgataaaatttactttaaatttgcTTAGTCCCAAGGAAGTAATGGGGTCTGGCTTTGTGGGCAGGTGAGTATAGACAGGAGACAGTGTAGAAGATTGGTGGTTCACCCTGGGACAGGGGAGTTGAAAATGTGTCTGCTATGGTGTTTAGTGAATGGAAGAGCCAAGGGCAAGCATCCATGAttggttcctctgtgtgtgtgtgtatgtgtatgtgtgtgtgtgtgtgtgtgtgtgtgtgtgtgtgtgtgtgtgtgtgtgtgtgactggtttcctctgtgtgtgtgtgtgtgtgttgttgttgttgttgttgttgttgttaggcaCATCATAACCACATAAGACTtaatgctgcctgcttggtgttGAAGTTAGAAAGAGGCTGTATGTTACTATCTGTGGAAAGGTTGGGTCCATGGTCTTGACTCTTCCTCCATAACAGAGCTTTTCACtgctgtagctgaggctgacaaAGGAGTTTGGGAATTGCCACATTGTTGTGGCAGCAGTGAAGCTTCCAGTGCTCCTTAATTTGGGTTCTGCTTGCTAATGGTGTAAGGAAAGAGTAGGTAATTAGAGAATCAAAATTATACAATAAATGCTGCCCTGTGATTTATTCTTAGATTATACCACTAAGTAAGATTCCTTTCACCATTAAATAGATATGTGGCCCAGCTGGTGTAATGAACTCTTCAGAGTAAAAAGAACACTTTTCTCTGGCTGGCCTGCAGAGCTCGGAAGCCTCAAGACTGAAGTATGGCTTGTAAGAGAGGTCTCTCACTCTACACAGCAGTGCATGTTTTCCTTggagcctctctcttcctgcgtTGATTCCTGCTTCTCTGAAGTTTGTAGCTTCTTTACCCTTCAGGAATAAGacatatacacccacatatacaccatatacacccACATATATCCCCACCACCCCATCCAACTTTCCCCGTCTCCAGCTGATACCTTCCAGGTTTTCAGGAGCCAGAAACATGACTTTAGAGTCTGAGCTGATGCTGGCCCTCACCTGTCCTGACTACATGGATGAGTGATGTGCACTTACCTCAAGACTTAATAGGCTGTTTTGAGTCAGTACAGAACTCTCAGAATAGTCCTGTAAAGCCTTTGAGTCATATTAGAGTAGCTGGTGTGAACTCTTGTTAATTCTTGTGAAGGTAATTGGGCATAAGTAACAAGAGTccaaaaaagaattttttctctCACTTTTAAGTGACTGCAAATATGAATACTTAACAGGCCAGCATATTGTCGTGTTtctattcatttccttctctcagtACAGTGATAACCTCGTTTCTGGAGTCTGTTCTATCATATAGATTTTATCAtatattccccccaccccccaaatcatTCTCGAGGGTATGACACTGACTCTGACtttgcaggccagccagagaaAAGTGTTCATTTCACTCTGAAGAGTTCATTATACCAGCTGAGGTTTACATTGCCACCGATCTGTTCTTCCTCTGCTGCTTGAAGGCCTATCATGTCCACTGACGGGTGCAGGGCACAGTGCTGGTCTCAACCATTGCATATGCCTGTAGGACGCAAGGCCATCCAGTGCCATCCATGTCTCATTTCGCTCTTTGCCCCTTTTGCCTCATGCAAGCTAGGACAGCTCTCTGCCTTTTGGCCTTGGTGACATTCCTGATACTAGCTCGCCAGCATTCCACAGAAAACAAGGTCTTTGTACTGATAGGGACTCACTCACTTTTTCTGTTGCCATCTTGTGTAGTTCAGCCAATGCTACCCCAGAATTCGAAGGGCGAGGAGGTGATGACCTGGGCACAGAGATTGCGAATACCCTCTACCGGATATTTAACAATAAGAGCAGCGTCGACCTGAGGTCCCTCTGCATCAGTCCTCGGGAGCACTGCTGGGTGCTGTATGTGGACGTGCTGGTGAGTCACTTTGCACTGTCCCTGTCACTTCACGCTTGTTGAAGATCTATtggtctctttcctccctctacccTTCCTCCTCATGAAAAAGTGTTTTGTGTCCATGGTTAGATTATTTGGGAGGAGATGGTCTCCTGTAATACTTGTATTCACAAGACAAATACACAGCATTAGTAAGTAGTCCATGTAACACTGTTCTATACTAAAACTGTGATCACGGCAGAGTTGAACCTAAAATTACCCATTGGAGTTATCAGGGAATTAAAAACAAGGACCCTCTGGGTAGCACCAAACAGATGTAGTGTTTGAGTTTGGCAGGTTGGCATTTTGTACGGAACAAGCtcttttcactgatttttttttttcctaagcctTCTAAACCTTCTCTGAGTACACACTAGAGACCTAGAGAAAGAAGGAACTACTCATTTCTGATCAGTGGGGAACAGAGACCTACAGAAGTAAAGAAGTCAGCCAATGTCAGGCCAGTGTCTGTACTTGGCCTCCTCTAGGAGGGAGGATCTGGGCTCTAGGCCTCACCTAAAAAAGGAGGATTTTTTTCCAAGGGAAGCTGGCACATACAATAGGATTCGAGGACactgtttcctgtgtttctgatTAGGACGTAGATAATTACCTGAATCACTGCTGCTGGGTATTTTTAGACTCCATATAGACAGAAGATTACAGCAGGAAAGTGGTAAATAACAAGGCCTCTCTGGGGATTAGAGGCTGCTGTTCTGCATTGTTAGGAAGAACTAAGTTCACCTTCAGTGGAGCTTCCTAGAGCTCACCCAGGCCTGTGTGTAAAAGCAAACCCTTGGGAATGTGTATGCAGTGTTTTTCTCGAAAACCTGAGAAAAGGATCTAATTTTTAATTCCAGAGTTTTCATTTGGGTCTTAAGTATATGGTCAGCATTCCTATGTAGCTGGGTGTTGTTAAGGTCTTTCTCAGGAGGAATGATGGATGCATAAATGCATAAACATGGTATGCccatcaaaaccagaaagagaGATTCTTCTTCTCAACGTGTAGTTAAAGCCATTTGTAACACCCatgcactctgttcccagaaataacCACTCTGAGCCTTAATAAttcatgaataaatgcctaggccaaaaTCTTGGCTTGTTCCCTGGCTAGCTTATAGCTTAATTACCTGTGCATTCTATTCTAGGTCGTAAGACCTGCCGGGTTACCTGGTCCTCACTTTCATGTAACCATCAACTTCTGAGTCTAGGGCTAATAGCCCATGTCTATTTCCCagactgatctctctctctctctctctgtctccctctgccaaATATCCCACCTGTCTGTCTCAGGTCATTGGCTATagcttttttattgacaaatGATGCCTCTGTAGAGTATGTAAAGATTCTCTCTACAATGTAACTTCTCCATCTCCCTGAGGAGTCAGGCTGTTGCCTTTCCCCCAGAACCTCAGGGAGGGTAGATTTACTACTTCCAAGTGATGTACGCTCTGTCCTCGTCAGTGAGAGTTGACCAGTGATGAACTTGGGCTTTTATAGTTAATGCACAGTGTATACTGCTAAGGTCTGAGCAGTGGGTGTGTGCCTTGTTAATCACATACCAGAAGTGTCCCTGGCTCCATAGCAATATCCTATCAATCATCTGATAGCCAAGGCTAGAGTGAGGCTTGCAGTGCAGTTGGCAACCATCTGGGGCAGAATTAAATCAGCCACTGCTTAGGTATTGCCCCAGCAGCTTGTGAGAACCTTATCACTTCAGCAGGGCAGTGGGGccttgcatgtgtgcctgtgcaacCGCAGCCATGGACGAGCAGCGCTACAGTTAGGGAATATGTGGCTCTCTTCATGGCTCACCTAGTCAAGGAGGGCAGCCCACCTTCTGAtctttattctaatttatttgtttatattttggctGGTCGATTAATTGgtttaatttgttctttgagacagagtctcactatgtagctctggctgttgtggaactcactatgtagaccaggctggccttgaactcacagagatccactgcctctgcctttgaagtactggaattaaaggcataatCACTGTGCTTAGTTTTGCttgtgttttggttgtttttggtttttgtgtgtttagtTGACTTTttggtttgaggcagggttttactttatcatcccaggctggcctgaattcttcactgtgtggccctgactggcCTTACCTCTCTGATGGgatcccttcctctgcccctggGTCCTGGGATTGTAGAAGTGAACCACACCTgcttttatgtctttattttttaaatacacaccCAGCGTGGCTTGGGAATCTGTTTCTTAGCTGGGCTGATGCTTGGTGATAAGTAATAActgactttttctttcctctctgtgcctttctctctCAGCTGCTGGAATGTGGTGGGAATTTGTTCGATGctatttccattgctgtgaaagcTGCTCTCTTCAACACAAGGTGGGTCTTCCTAAGCAGCAGTCCAGTGAGCCTGTGTAGAGCTTATCGTGGAGCATGGACAAGGAGCTGTACTGTCTGAAGTGGTGTAGTGTTGAACAAGGTGATAGCTGGTGCTGCTACGCTCCAGGAAAGGGATTGGTAAACCAACACTAagtaaaatacatgtatttttaagtttatttttgtattgttttcattGGTAAACATGTGCCGTGTAAATGTGTAAAGagaagcaaaaaaggaaaataccCTGGCCTCAGGCTGTCTGCCTGTTACAGAGTGGGCTCTGGAAAGTGCCTTTCACTTCCCTGTATCCTGTTGCTACCCACAGCACCTAGCACACGGTAGGCGCTCACGCTTTCCTTGGTTATATGCATGGATGTTCTAGGAGGGGAGCAGCTTGGTTTTGGTTAAGAACAAAGGTTTCCCCTCTGTGGTTTCCCTTCATGGATAGGCTGTAAGCATAGCCTATGAACATACAGGGAGCTAAGATTACTGTTCACATATATCTGATTATATACCTGTAAAGAGAGTCTAGCATTTGAGTAAAAGTTTGGGTGGATGTGTGTTCATTTCTTGAGGTATCATGGGGTAATAGgagattttaaaacttttaattagccaggcagtggtagcacacattgttaatcctagcactcaagaaagaggcagagccaggtggatctctgagagttcaaggctagcctggtctacaaagcaagttccaggacagccatggctattacagagagaaaccctgtctcaaaaaaaaaacaaaaaaacaaaaaaacaaacaaacaaaaaacaaaaaaccttttacTTGAGGCTGCTGGCTAACTTGTCTAGCTGAGTCAGCAAGGTTCCACCGAGATACTGTcagaaaaataagatggagatCAAGGAAGATACCTGAGGCCTTCAGAGCTTGACACATTTGTAAACTTGCACACTTATAAACAAGCCACTAGGAAAAGAGTAAGTGGGCAGATATGTCTGTGTACGTGTTGTCCTGTCTCATGGTGGAAAGGTGAACAGCCCGAGGTTTATAACACTGGAGGTTAAAGTGCACACAGCAGCCTCTTCAGAGGCTTGTTAACAAGGAAACACTCCCTAAATGTAGCTCTCTCGTCCTGTTAGATGACTGTCTTACTCCACTGGGGTAATTGTGTTTAGTGTATCTGGAAATGTTGCAAACGGTCACTCTCATGTTATGGACCGTGTAACACAGAGGGATTTTAGACCCTTTCTTTTATCAATGTTGACTACAGAACAGATAAAAACAAAGCTAAACTTACATGAGAACTTGCAAGATGGAGTATTGTGAGATTAGGAACTGGACAGCCCTCCACACAGCTCTTCCGCTGGACTCTGCTTATATCTTCTGAGCGTGGCCCTGGCATTTCATCATGAAGAAAGCACACGTGCTAGATTGCAGCAGCCAGCACCGGGGCTTTGTTGACAATGAAAAGGAAGTTGCTATCAAAAGTGTCCTAAACCTCTTAGATGAGTCTCCTTAGCTACTTGgttcctgtgggtgctggagagttGGCAGCTGCTATTTTGCTGTGAGAGAAGTCCTGGGACAGTGGATATCAGCTTGCGAAACCTAGCTACCCAGATGATGGGCAGCTGTCAGGCTTACTCCCAAGTGACAAGGAGCAGGGACCCCATGATGCCCTTATAGGATAGAAAGACCTTTGCACACTGGAATTCTCCAGAGGAATTGATGGCACCCAACTGTCTTCCCCAACTCTGCTTAACTCTGTTTGGAGCAAAGGATTAGGAAAttaaattctctctccctctctcctctctcctctctcctctctcctctctcctctctcctctctcctctctctctcaatctctttgggtgtgtgtgcatgtgtgttttacaGACTTTTTTGACACACCAATTCAATTTCAAACTGCTTACTGCCCacttaaattgagtatttcttagtaCTCTGGCCCCTGGCATGGATGGTCTAGCCTCGACTTTTGACAGTCGATGATGAGAACAAGTTAGAATTCATGACCTGCCTGCTTGTGAGACAGGAACTTCAACTCTTGTTCTCAATCTCTGAAAAGGTTATGTTTCCTTCTTCCAGTAGTTGAAAATTTAACTATGCCTGTTTCCAGGATACCAAGGGTTCGTGTTCTAGAGGATGAAGAAGGGGCGAAGGACATTGAGCTGTCTGATGATCCTTATGACTGCATCCGACTGAGTGTGGAGAATGTCCCCTGCATTGTCACCCTATGCAAGGTATGTGCCTGTGTCTTAGTGATGCCGCTTTCCCTGAGAAGGTGGGTCTCCTCCAATCCCAGCCTACGAGATTACTTCATAGGTTGAGAGGTTGTAGTTGTACACACTGTATAGAAGCAGCTTTAACCCAAAtctagtaattttttttacattaaaaaccaTCCTGTAATGTTCTTTGCCTTCAACTCAGATGATGTGATGAGTCCTGAGAGAGAGAGCCGCTTTGTTAGGAGTGGGGCTGTCTCCCTCTGCAGGCCTGCACTGCCCTGTGCTCATTTTCATCAATTCCCTTTACCCCAGAGTCCAAGGTAGCTGGACACTGGCAGGGTCTCaaacagcattcctctgtggaCACTGGTACCCACATCTCAGAACTGAGGTCTTTGGTGTTGCATGTCAGGTACAATTTGCACAGAGCCCAGAAATTTTCAGAGCCTGACATTTAGCATAGCCTCAGAACTGTGTTGGCTGGGATTGTGACTAATTATACCAGAAACTTGTTGATAGAAGAATAAACCTGAGCCGGGGTGGTGGCTCATGTCTACAATTCCAGAACTCAGTAGGTTGGGGCAGGAGGACCATTGCAAACTTGAGACCTGCTTATATCAAGTACTTgaacagcaagaccttgtctcagaatgGGGGAAAATGTGTCAAGTTTAATTCCACTGAAAGTCCTTTGAGAACTGGGAATATAAGGACATGTCCACAGAGTGTTGGGACTGAACAGAGCTCTGGAAGATGGGATCATCTTGTCCCTTAGCTTGGCTTTCAAGATTCACTGTTGGAGTGAACAAGATGGCACATGGCCTCATGTGCATTTCATGCCTGTGTCCCCTCTTGGAAAGCCCAGTGGCCTTTGTCCTGATGAGCTGTCTGTGCTCCCGTgccccttgtttctcttttgtccttTTATTATTTGTACGGTGACCCATGAAAACAGTGTTGATCATTCCTTCCAGCATATTCCAGATGAGCAGAATTTAAAATGAGATCTGGGATGGGCCTTTCGTGTACATCTTTGTCGGCTTTGTGTCAGGGGCATCTGGGGTCTCTGGTGTATTGTTTACATGTGTGTTATTGTTCACATGTGTGTTCTTGTTCACATGTGTGTTATTGTTCACATGTGTGTTAAGCAGCCTTGATCTTGCAGATTGGCTGCCGGCATGTGGTGGATGCCACACTTCAAGAGGAGGCCTGTTCCCTGGCCAGCTTGCTGGTGTCGGTGACCAGCAAAGGAGTCGTGACATGCATGAGGAAAGTGGGGAAAGGAAGCCTGGATCCTGAGAGTATCTTCGAGATGATGGAGGTAAATCCACAGTGCTGGGGCAAGCCTGGTTTGGGGAGTTCACTCTTTCCTAACTCTTCATCATCCAGGTGTCTTCCCCGGCATACCCAGGACCTCAAGTTGTGTGTGGAGAGCAGTGCATTGATTAGATGGTGGGTAGAGCTTTGGGCTTGGTGTCAGACCCTGCTAGTGACTGATTATCTTCACCAAGTCTCCCCTCCACTAATCCCCAGTGGCTGCATTTTGGTCTGAGAATATCTGAGGGTGTTATCGTTGACTGTACAAAGACTCACTTAACTCTATCATGGAATGAGGAATTGAATTCCTGTCCCTTTCAAAGAGAGTGTAGGTAAGACCAGCACTGAAAGAGTAAGTGACCTATGCCAGGTCTTTATGACCTGGAAGTATTTGGGGGAAGGCTAGCAAAGGTGGTGAGAACAAGGCTCAGTAGGTAGAGTCATGGCttcacaaacatgaggacctgattCAGGTTCCCAGGACCCTCATAAAACACTGGGCGGGATGGTGCATGCCTAATAATAATACAGTGAATATCACGGCACATGCCTGTGACCCTAATACGAGAGGGCAGAGATAAGTGATCCTGGGGCCTCATTGGACAGCCAGTCTAACCAGTAGGTGAGCTTCAcattcagtgagaccctgtctcagaaattaaGGTGAAGAGTGATAGAGGAAGGCTAATACTAACCTATGGCCTCCACAAGCATATAACAGAACATGGTGGCAGTGTGCCTGGCTGGACCCAGGTGACCCTGTCCTGTGGCCAATAAGGCTAAGTCTCAGATACAAGCACAGAGAGGGACTTTACCTGATGTGAGGTCCTATCACCTTTGGTCATGAGCAAGAGCTAAGAATATTCTTTCCAGGTCTTTGTCTTTCCCACAGAGATGATGTGGACATGTCAGAACATCCCCTTCATGCCTTTCCTGTTAAATGCCCTCATTTATTACagttcatgaagtttttatagaAGGCCATCTTGTGGGAAGAACATTCTGTACTCTGCCCCATCCATAGTTCATAACTTTCTCACATAAGCTTCCACACCAAGGTGGGTTGTGAAGACCCGTCTCCCAGGCTGTGCATTCCAGCCTGGGCCTAGAGGCCCCTCCtgcagagagggaaggatggcTGCTTTGAGAGTGTGAGGGGCAGAAGTGCTGGTGTGTCTCTTGTTCTCTGTACCCTTCTAAGCAACCTGGGTTTGGGTTTCTCTACAAGTATTAGAGTGCAGGAGGAACCCTACCAAAGACCTCTTCAGACAGGAGGAGGTCAAACCTTCCCTTGGAGAGGACTCCCCCAGAGAACTTAATGGAAGATCTGTAAACGTATTCTTTACTTGCCTGAACTATTGTTGTCTCTGAGGCTTGCTGCCTtggtctgctaacctaggcctcaTCCTGGGAAAATTCTAGCCTCTGACAATCTTACCTAGGCccggaatgttttcagcctccgAGACTTGAATGAGTTCACCGttcctagctctttctgaactctggctggctagtTCAACTCAGACATTCTGGCTCAAACTTTTTTCCAACCTGATTGATTCAAAATGGTTTCTCTCAATTTTTCCGAagtgctctgcttggcctcagtctaactctgttctaatcttctgactcgtTCTCATTCTccagctcattctgtcttcatctgtgtctagcttgttcctCCTTTGCAACCTGTCTCTGGTACACCTGTCCTGGTAAAGccgcttccttcctctctttacactgcccctcaagtagcttccctttccgcTCTCTCCTTCTGAGAGTTGCACACATCCTATTTtatcagatctttctctgattcattactttgtctgccactctattagacatcacttttaaacatggctgctcccttctacaaactaactttaccttcattgtttgggactaaaggtgtgtgccgagGATGTGTCTGTATTGTacccagagggattaaaggtgtgtgctaagggcggagccacaccacaactagaaacaggttttttggttttttgtttgtttgtttgtttttgttttcagtaaataacataatctcagggttcacagagCAAACAAATAATCCTGCAAAAGAAATATAGGAGTTTTAAACAATAGCaaagggctggagatatggctcagtggttaagagcactgactgctctttgagaggtcctgagttcaattcccagcaaccacatggtggctcccatctataatgggatctgatgccctcttttggtgtatctgaagacagctacagtgtactt
Protein-coding sequences here:
- the Exosc7 gene encoding exosome complex component RRP42 yields the protein MASVSLSEAEKVYIVHGVQEDLRVDGRGCEDYRCVEVETDVVSNTSGSARVKLGHTDILVGVKAEMGTPKLERPNEGYLEFFVDCSANATPEFEGRGGDDLGTEIANTLYRIFNNKSSVDLRSLCISPREHCWVLYVDVLLLECGGNLFDAISIAVKAALFNTRIPRVRVLEDEEGAKDIELSDDPYDCIRLSVENVPCIVTLCKIGCRHVVDATLQEEACSLASLLVSVTSKGVVTCMRKVGKGSLDPESIFEMMESSKRVGKVLHMSLQSLLHKEESLGPKRPKVGFLG